Proteins from a single region of Gossypium arboreum isolate Shixiya-1 chromosome 1, ASM2569848v2, whole genome shotgun sequence:
- the LOC108480956 gene encoding protein arginine N-methyltransferase 1.6 isoform X2, protein MNSLFPKTLIPSTSLSSSTRLTLTLNSLRHFKVHLPRLMSSDSSYRLFQLKLDPLTGNSEWVVIEDNDDLPDCSKEPLLATTSYLDMLNDSCRNKAFRSAIERTVTKPCHVLDIGAGTGLLSMMAARAMGLNGTVTACESYLPMAKLMRKVLHRNSMGKAISLINKRSDELEVGVDIPSRADVLVSEILDSELLGEGLIPTLQHAHDKLLVENPLTVPFRAVTYGQLVESTYLWKLHDLSGIEAKVSDGIHLVPTGSDSIIYVKSRQYPMHCDAIREEIKPLSEPFKIFEFDFWKRPESNGETKVQVQVIDDGNIHAVVSWWVLQLDREGMVFYSTAPRWINSPANIGYRDWCDHWKQCVWFFRGKGMSVSRGEEVLLEATHTETSVSYNLNVQVPKTDTRQHDHNIRDFQLLLSPERIAIYGDSKWRSSVLAAVRNALQGRVNPLCVVVDDSIFLTLLAANLSKTSHVLSLFPGLREKGAQYLENVVKANGFSMDRVEVPEKRKPCLTLHDTHGKKVDMLIGEPYYYANEGMLPWQNLRFWKDRTLLDPILSEDALIMPCKGILKACAMSLPDLWSSRCCLGDVEGFDHSIVNTTLGACGELPAPKEGPFLPFSIWQCGEIKELSEIFTILEFDCSKPISSCHGTAQVVHAMDLFYGWIGLWIQIILL, encoded by the exons ATGAACTCACTTTTCCCCAAAACCCTAATTCCCTCCACTTCCCTTAGCTCCTCAACTCGTTTGACTTTGACCCTCAACTCACTGCGTCACTTCAAAGTACACTTACCTCGACTCATGAGTTCCGACTCTTCCTATCGTCTCTTCCAACTCAAACTCGACCCGCTCACCGGAAACTCGGAATGGGTCGTCATCGAAGACAATGACGATCTCCCTGATTGTTCCAAGGAACCACTTTTAGCTACGACGTCGTATCTCGACATGCTCAACGACTCTTGCCGGAACAAAGCCTTCCGTTCAGCCATTGAAAGAACTGTGACCAAACCTTGCCACGTGCTCGACATCGG TGCTGGAACTGGGTTGTTGTCGATGATGGCTGCACGAGCGATGGGATTAAATGGGACTGTAACAGCGTGCGAATCTTATCTTCCAATGGCGAAGTTGATGAGGAAAGTTTTACATCGAAACAGTATGGGGAAAGCCATCAGTCTTATTAATAAACGTTCTGATGAACTCGAAGTCGGTGTTGATATTCCTTCTCGTGCCGATGTCCTC GTTAGTGAGATTTTGGACTCGGAGTTATTGGGGGAAGGGCTAATTCCGACTCTACAACATGCACACGATAAGCTCTTGGTGGAAAACCCGCTAACGGTGCCGTTCCGAGCTGTTACTTATGGCCAG CTGGTTGAAAGTACATACCTGTGGAAGCTACACGATTTATCCGGTATTGAAGCAAAAGTATCGGATGGTATTCATCTTGTTCCTACAGGCTCAGATAGTATTATATATGTCAAATCACGACAGTATCCGATGCATTGTGATGCTATCAGGGAAGAAATAAAACCG CTCTCAGAACCCttcaaaatatttgaatttgactTTTGGAAACGGCCAGAAAGCAATGGAGAAACCAAGGTGCAGGTCCAGGTGATTGATGACGGTAACATTCATGCCGTAGTTTCATG GTGGGTTCTTCAACTTGATCGTGAAGGAATGGTTTTTTATTCTACTGCCCCTAGATGGATAAATTCACCGGCTAATATAG GATATCGGGATTGGTGTGACCATTGGAAGCAGTGTGTTTGGTTCTTTCGAGGGAAAGGTATGTCCGTGTCCCGGGGAGAAGAAGTTCTTTTGGAAGCTACTCATACAGAGACTAGTGTTTCATATAATCTCAATGTCCAAGTCCCTAAAACTGATACAAGGCAGCATGATCACAACATTCGGGATTTTCAGCTGTTATTGTCTCCGGAAAGAATTGCAATTTATGGAGACAGTAAATGGCGATCATCTGTGTTGGCAGCAGTGAGAAATGCC TTGCAGGGAAGAGTTAACCCGTTATGTGTTGTTGTTGATGATAGCATTTTCTTAACACTTCTTGCTGCAAATCTTTCAAAAACGTCTCATGTACTATCATTGTTTCCGGGGTTGAGAGAAAAAGGTGCCCAATATTTGGAAAATGTTGTTAAGGCAAACGGTTTCTCTATGGACCGTGTAGAAGTACCTGAAAAAAGGAAACCTTGTTTGACATTGCACGATACTCATGGGAAAAAG GTTGATATGTTGATTGGAGAACCGTATTATTATGCAAATGAAGGGATGCTTCCATGGCAGAACCTGCGGTTTTG GAAGGACCGTACCTTGCTCGACCCCATCCTTTCAGAAGATGCGTTGATAATGCCTTGTAAAGGAATCCTAAAGGCTTGTGCTATGTCTCTCCCT GATCTTTGGAGCAGTCGCTGTTGCTTAGGTGATGTCGAAGGCTTTGACCACTCTATAGTAAACACCACCCTAGGTGCATGCGGTGAATTACCGGCGCCGAAAGAGGGTCCCTTTCTTCCTTTCTCTATATGGCAATGTGGtgaaattaag GAGCTAAGTGAGATATTTACCATCTTAGAATTCGATTGCTCGAAACCTATAAGTTCATGTCACGGAACAGCACAG GTGGTACATGCCATGGATTTGTTCTATGGGTGGATTGGATTATGGATACAGATAATTCTATTGTAA
- the LOC108481842 gene encoding pentatricopeptide repeat-containing protein At1g63330-like, with translation MIMKCKLHKTVLPRFHQIGNHYSLLHIKTNSSSSSSSSSSSSSSFNGVYSATNSSKKGNRKRYEFHNIVDALTLFNKMTHVSPKPCIVEFNKLLGSIVGMKHYAIVVSLCKQMELLGIRHDVYTLNILMNCFCVSNCVNFGFSVFGKMLKLGYRLNLVTYSTLIKGFCTQGKVGQAGKLFDEMVLMGFRPDLYIYTIMVNGYCKMGNSDGAVRMLREMKERGFRLDLVAYTSVIDCLCKNKYVSEALDIVDEMKGNGIQLDVVTYSSLIRAMCSLGNWSEVKRLLEEMERNDLKLNVVTFNILVGGFCKEGKISEALGVVAMMTRKGVWPNVITYSELINRYCLQGELSEARKVFDSMVNLGCERNVFSYNIMINGYCKTNKVDKALELFHEMTRKGLAPDVATYTTLMGCMFQVGRLSDAEKLYENMRACGQVPNRITYSVLLDGLLKNGQIDVALELFHAMQNNELEPYIFHYNILLDGLIEAKHFEAATRLFSHVFAIGLKPSLPTYNIMIKGLCNEGLPEKAYDLFKKMEEDDCFPNNISYNITIRGFLQRNNLSKAMKILHEMVNKGFSADSLTVVMLVNLLAVNEEDQPTYEIRQAL, from the coding sequence ATGATAATGAAGTGCAAGCTGCACAAAACTGTTCTTCCTCGTTTTCATCAAATCGGTAACCATTATTCACTTCTTCATATAAAAACCAACTCCTCCTCGTCGTcgtcctcttcttcttcttcttcttcttcttttaatgGCGTATACAGCGCCACAAATTCATCCAAGAAAGGAAATAGAAAAAGGTATGAGTTTCATAACATCGTTGATGCCCTTACTTTGTTTAATAAAATGACCCATGTTTCTCCCAAGCCATGTATTGTTGAATTCAATAAACTATTAGGTTCTATTGTGGGAATGAAACATTATGCCATTGTTGTTTCTCTTTGTAAACAAATGGAATTGTTGGGGATAAGACATGATGTTTATACTCTTAATATTTTGATGAACTGTTTCTGTGTTTCGAATTGCGTCAATTTCGGATTTTCAGTTTTTGGAAAAATGTTGAAGCTTGGTTATAGATTGAATTTAGTTACTTACTCTACTTTGATTAAAGGGTTTTGTACTCAAGGTAAAGTTGGTCAAGCTGGTAAGTTGTTTGATGAGATGGTTTTAATGGGGTTTCGAccggatttgtatatatatacgaTAATGGTTAATGGATATTGTAAAATGGGTAATAGTGATGGCGCTGTTAGAATGTTGAGGGAGATGAAAGAAAGGGGTTTCAGGCTTGATTTAGTGGCGTATACTTCTGTTATAGATTGCCTTTGTAAGAATAAGTATGTATCAGAGGCTTTGGACATTGTGGATGAAATGAAGGGCAATGGTATTCAACTGGATGTTGTTACTTACAGTTCGCTAATTCGGGCGATGTGTAGTTTGGGAAATTGGAGTGAGGTGAAGAGATTACTCGAGGAAATGGAGAGGAACGATTTGAAACTGAATGTTGTGACTTTTAATATATTGGTTGGTGGATTTTGTAAAGAAGGGAAAATTTCTGAGGCTCTAGGTGTGGTTGCAATGATGACTCGTAAAGGGGTTTGGCCTAATGTTATCACCTATAGTGAATTGATAAACAGGTATTGTTTGCAGGGTGAATTGAGTGAGGCTAGAAAGGTTTTTGATTCGATGGTTAATCTTGGATGTGAACGTAATGTATTTAGTTACAATATCATGATCAATGGATATTGTAAAACTAACAAGGTAGATAAAGCGCTAGAGCTCTTTCATGAAATGACTCGGAAAGGGCTGGCTCCCGACGTTGCTACATACACTACTCTTATGGGTTGCATGTTCCAAGTAGGGAGGCTTTCAGATGCAGAAAAACTCTACGAGAATATGCGTGCTTGTGGTCAAGTTCCAAATCGTATTACTTACTCAGTTTTGCTAGATGGTTTATTAAAAAATGGTCAAATTGATGTGGCATTAGAACTATTTCATGCAATGCAAAACAATGAGTTAGAACCCTATATTTTCCACTATAATATCCTACTTGATGGCTTGATCGAAGCCAAGCATTTCGAAGCTGCAACAAGACTCTTTTCACACGTCTTTGCTATTGGTTTAAAGCCTAGTCTACCGACATATAACATAATGATCAAGGGACTTTGCAATGAAGGACTACCTGAAAAAGCATATGATCTTTTCAAGAAGATGGAAGAAGATGATTGTTTTCCGAATAACATCTCTTACAATATTACAATTCGGGGTTTCCTTCAAAGAAATAACTTGTCTAAAGCtatgaaaattcttcatgaaaTGGTAAATAAAGGATTTTCTGCTGATTCATTAACAGTAGTCATGTTAGTGAACCTATTGGCAGTGAATGAAGAAGATCAACCAACTTATGAGATAAGGCAGGCATTGTGA
- the LOC108480956 gene encoding protein arginine N-methyltransferase 1.6 isoform X3, whose product MMAARAMGLNGTVTACESYLPMAKLMRKVLHRNSMGKAISLINKRSDELEVGVDIPSRADVLVSEILDSELLGEGLIPTLQHAHDKLLVENPLTVPFRAVTYGQLVESTYLWKLHDLSGIEAKVSDGIHLVPTGSDSIIYVKSRQYPMHCDAIREEIKPLSEPFKIFEFDFWKRPESNGETKVQVQVIDDGNIHAVVSWWVLQLDREGMVFYSTAPRWINSPANIGYRDWCDHWKQCVWFFRGKGMSVSRGEEVLLEATHTETSVSYNLNVQVPKTDTRQHDHNIRDFQLLLSPERIAIYGDSKWRSSVLAAVRNALQGRVNPLCVVVDDSIFLTLLAANLSKTSHVLSLFPGLREKGAQYLENVVKANGFSMDRVEVPEKRKPCLTLHDTHGKKVDMLIGEPYYYANEGMLPWQNLRFWKDRTLLDPILSEDALIMPCKGILKACAMSLPDLWSSRCCLGDVEGFDHSIVNTTLGACGELPAPKEGPFLPFSIWQCGEIKELSEIFTILEFDCSKPISSCHGTAQVKFIEGGTCHGFVLWVDWIMDTDNSIVISTGPEHRYWKQGVKLLSKPVAVGINGCNSNSEYGSTIVEALFEPSSSELILKHAFL is encoded by the exons ATGATGGCTGCACGAGCGATGGGATTAAATGGGACTGTAACAGCGTGCGAATCTTATCTTCCAATGGCGAAGTTGATGAGGAAAGTTTTACATCGAAACAGTATGGGGAAAGCCATCAGTCTTATTAATAAACGTTCTGATGAACTCGAAGTCGGTGTTGATATTCCTTCTCGTGCCGATGTCCTC GTTAGTGAGATTTTGGACTCGGAGTTATTGGGGGAAGGGCTAATTCCGACTCTACAACATGCACACGATAAGCTCTTGGTGGAAAACCCGCTAACGGTGCCGTTCCGAGCTGTTACTTATGGCCAG CTGGTTGAAAGTACATACCTGTGGAAGCTACACGATTTATCCGGTATTGAAGCAAAAGTATCGGATGGTATTCATCTTGTTCCTACAGGCTCAGATAGTATTATATATGTCAAATCACGACAGTATCCGATGCATTGTGATGCTATCAGGGAAGAAATAAAACCG CTCTCAGAACCCttcaaaatatttgaatttgactTTTGGAAACGGCCAGAAAGCAATGGAGAAACCAAGGTGCAGGTCCAGGTGATTGATGACGGTAACATTCATGCCGTAGTTTCATG GTGGGTTCTTCAACTTGATCGTGAAGGAATGGTTTTTTATTCTACTGCCCCTAGATGGATAAATTCACCGGCTAATATAG GATATCGGGATTGGTGTGACCATTGGAAGCAGTGTGTTTGGTTCTTTCGAGGGAAAGGTATGTCCGTGTCCCGGGGAGAAGAAGTTCTTTTGGAAGCTACTCATACAGAGACTAGTGTTTCATATAATCTCAATGTCCAAGTCCCTAAAACTGATACAAGGCAGCATGATCACAACATTCGGGATTTTCAGCTGTTATTGTCTCCGGAAAGAATTGCAATTTATGGAGACAGTAAATGGCGATCATCTGTGTTGGCAGCAGTGAGAAATGCC TTGCAGGGAAGAGTTAACCCGTTATGTGTTGTTGTTGATGATAGCATTTTCTTAACACTTCTTGCTGCAAATCTTTCAAAAACGTCTCATGTACTATCATTGTTTCCGGGGTTGAGAGAAAAAGGTGCCCAATATTTGGAAAATGTTGTTAAGGCAAACGGTTTCTCTATGGACCGTGTAGAAGTACCTGAAAAAAGGAAACCTTGTTTGACATTGCACGATACTCATGGGAAAAAG GTTGATATGTTGATTGGAGAACCGTATTATTATGCAAATGAAGGGATGCTTCCATGGCAGAACCTGCGGTTTTG GAAGGACCGTACCTTGCTCGACCCCATCCTTTCAGAAGATGCGTTGATAATGCCTTGTAAAGGAATCCTAAAGGCTTGTGCTATGTCTCTCCCT GATCTTTGGAGCAGTCGCTGTTGCTTAGGTGATGTCGAAGGCTTTGACCACTCTATAGTAAACACCACCCTAGGTGCATGCGGTGAATTACCGGCGCCGAAAGAGGGTCCCTTTCTTCCTTTCTCTATATGGCAATGTGGtgaaattaag GAGCTAAGTGAGATATTTACCATCTTAGAATTCGATTGCTCGAAACCTATAAGTTCATGTCACGGAACAGCACAG GTTAAATTCATTGAAGGTGGTACATGCCATGGATTTGTTCTATGGGTGGATTGGATTATGGATACAGATAATTCTATTGTAATATCAACTGGACCAG AGCATAGATATTGGAAGCAAGGGGTTAAGCTTTTGAGCAAGCCAGTTGCAGTTGGAATTAATGGATGTAATAGCAATAGTGAATATGGTTCAACCATAGTGGAAGCCTTATTCGAGCCATCAAGTAGTGAACTTATCCTTAAGCATGCTTTTTTGTGA
- the LOC108482224 gene encoding probable pectinesterase 68, with the protein MEFSSSSSFNSFLLLFYVCFCLCLVRPPLVVATANGSSCNNTNTTRHHHKWIGPIGHRLITVDVNGSGQFRSVQDAVDAVPENNRKNVMILISPGQYIEKVVVPATKPYITFQGAGRETTFIEWHDRACDRGSNGQQLRTYQTASVTVYANYFSARNISFKNTAPAPKPGMQGWQAVAFRISGDKAYFSGCGFYGAQDTLCDDAGRHYFKQCYIEGSIDFIFGNGRSMYKECELHSIATRFGSIAAHDRNSPDEKSGFAFVNCTVTGTGPLYVGRAMGQYSRIVYSYTYFDNLIAQGGWDDWDHVNNQNKTVFFGVYKCWGPGAAAVGGVGRAKELDFKTAHPFLAKSFVNGRHWIAPWDA; encoded by the exons ATGGAGTTTTCATCTTCATCTAGTTTCAATTcctttttattattgttttacgTATGTTTTTGTTTATGTCTTGTAAGGCCGCCATTAGTGGTGGCAACAGCAAATGGTTCTTCTTGTAATAATACTAATACAACGAGGCATCACCATAAATGGATTGGACCCATTGGTCACCGGTTGATTACGGTTGATGTTAACGGGTCGGGTCAGTTCCGGTCAGTACAAGATGCCGTTGATGCTGTACCGGAGAATAATAGAAAGAATGTTATGATCTTAATCAGCCCTGGACAATACat AGAGAAGGTGGTGGTGCCGGCGACGAAGCCATACATAACGTTTCAAGGTGCGGGTAGAGAGACGACGTTTATTGAGTGGCACGACAGAGCTTGTGACCGTGGGTCTAATGGTCAACAGTTGCGTACTTATCAAACGGCTTCCGTTACTGTGTATGCTAATTATTTCTCTGCTAGAAATATTAGCTTCAAG AATACAGCACCGGCTCCGAAGCCAGGAATGCAAGGGTGGCAAGCTGTGGCGTTCCGTATTTCTGGAGATAAGGCATATTTCTCGGGGTGTGGATTCTACGGTGCACAAGACACTCTTTGCGACGATGCCGGACGTCATTATTTCAAGCAATGTTATATTGAGGGTTCCATCGACTTCATCTTCGGAAATGGCCGTTCCATGTACAAA GAATGTGAATTACACTCCATAGCTACGAGATTTGGATCCATAGCAGCCCATGATAGGAACTCACCAGATGAGAAAAGCGGATTTGCTTTTGTAAACTGCACAGTGACGGGTACTGGCCCACTTTACGTAGGTCGAGCCATGGGTCAATACTCCAGGATTGTCTATTCTTACACCTACTTTGATAATCTCATTGCTCAAGGAGGTTGGGACGACTGGGACCATGTTAACAACCAGAATAA AACAGTGTTTTTTGGAGTGTATAAATGTTGGGGACCCGGAGCTGCCGCGGTTGGTGGAGTAGGAAGGGCCAAGGAACTAGACTTTAAGACAGCACATCCATTTTTAGCCAAAAGTTTTGTCAATGGGAGGCATTGGATAGCACCATGGGATGCTTAG
- the LOC108480318 gene encoding chaperone protein dnaJ 13: protein MKEDDGTGPPNRELYALLHLSPEASDEEIRRAYRQWAQVYHPDKYQAPHMKEIATENFQRICEAYEILSDENKRQIYDIYGMEGLNSGLELGPKLNKVEEIKEQLEKLKRMKEQQKMSALFLPKGSIVANLSLPEFLDGDGIMRGMAMSSAVQSQLSKSSALSLSGNLGVEENSGAGAASAVFRHQIASGSTIEFMGSVGLGSLIGVQMTRQLSLHSTATLGIAKSFHDGSINLSNVWTRQLSDTASGNIELLLGPQSSIGVGWQKKDQNTSAAGEVKFGTNSFGISARYTRRFSSKSHGRIAGRIGSAALEVEVGGGRKVSDFSTVRMLYTIGIRGIFWRFELHRGGQKLLIPILLSRDLNPVLATGALVVPTSIYFILKKFVFKPYYLKREKQKALENMERTATQVQEARKAAAKAQQLLENVANRKRNKQQEIGGLVITKAIYGNHKALKKGDELRETNDELASQVLDVTLPLNFLVNDSGQLKLHDGVKKSGIMGFCDPCPGEPKQLHVEYTYHGERYEVAVDDYEELIIPQIAHRV, encoded by the exons ATGAAAGAAGACGACGGCACCGGACCTCCGAACAGAGAACTGTACGCACTGTTACACCTATCACCGGAAGCCTCCGATGAAGAAATCCGTAGAGCTTATCGTCAATGGGCTCAAGTTTACCATCCTGACAAATACCAAGCTCCTCAT atgaaggaaattgcTACAGAGAATTTCCAAAGAATCTGTGAAGCATACGAAATCTTATCTGATGAAAACAAGAGACAAATATACGATATTTATGGTATGGAAGGATTGAATTCTGGATTAGAACTTGGCCCAAAGTTGAACAAAGTAGAAGAGATTAAAGAACAGCTTGAGAAGCTAAAAAGAATGAAGGAACAACAAAAGATGTCGGCTCTTTTTCTACCCAAGGGTTCAATAGTTGCCAATTTGTCATTGCCTGAGTTTCTAGATGGTGATGGTATTATGAGAGG AATGGCTATGTCTAGTGCAGTTCAATCTCAATTATCAAAAAGTAGTGCTCTTTCATTAAGCGGAAATTTGGGAGTTGAAGAGAATTCCGGTGCTGGAGCTGCTTCGGCTGTGTTTAGGCATCAGATTGCTTCTGGTTCTACTATCGAGTTTATGGGATCGGTTGGTTTAGGTAGTCTAATAGGGGTGCAAATGACACG TCAGTTATCTTTACACTCAACTGCGACACTGGGTATTGCTAAGTCTTTTCATGATGGCTCGATTAATCTGTCCAATGTATGGACTCGTCAACTTTCTGATACAGCAAGTGGAAAT ATAGAGCTTTTACTTGGTCCGCAGTCATCTATTGGGGTTGGATGGCAAAAGAAAGACCAAAATACGTCTGCTGCTGGAGAAGTGAAG TTTGGCACAAATTCTTTTGGCATATCAGCTCGTTATACTCGTCGTTTTTCCTCAAAATCTCATGGTCGTATTGCAGGCAGAATTGGAAG CGCTGCTCTTGAGGTTGAAGTTGGTGGTGGGAGGAAAGTGTCTGATTTTAGCACTGTTCGCATGTTGTATACAATTGGAATTCGG GGTATCTTTTGGAGATTTGAGCTGCACCGTGGAGGCCAAAAGTTACTTATCCCT ATTTTGCTTTCCAGGGATTTGAATCCTGTTTTAGCTACTGGGGCATTAGTAGTTCCAACATCAATTTACTTTATACTCAAG AAATTTGTGTTTAAACCGTATTACCTTAAGAGGGAAAAGCAGAAGGCATTAGAGAATATGGAAAGGACTGCAACCCAG GTTCAAGAGGCAAGAAAAGCAGCTGCAAAAGCTCAGCAGTTGTTAGAGAACGTAGCCAATAGGAAAAGAAATAAGCAACAAGAAATAGGTGGACTCGTTATTACCAAAGCAATTTACGGAAATCATAAAGCTTTAAAGAAAGGAGATGAGCTGAGAGAAACAAACGATGAGTTAGCCTCACAAGTGTTGGATGTAACATTACCTCTTAACTTCCTCGTTAATGATTCAGGGCAACTTAAG CTTCATGATGGTGTAAAGAAGTCAGGTATCATGGGCTTCTGCGATCCTTGCCCCGGAGAACCTAAGCAATTGCACGTGGAGTACACTTATCACGGCGAAAGATACGAG GTTGCTGTGGATGATTATGAGGAGTTGATAATACCCCAGATAGCACACAGAGTCTGA
- the LOC108480956 gene encoding protein arginine N-methyltransferase 1.6 isoform X1, giving the protein MNSLFPKTLIPSTSLSSSTRLTLTLNSLRHFKVHLPRLMSSDSSYRLFQLKLDPLTGNSEWVVIEDNDDLPDCSKEPLLATTSYLDMLNDSCRNKAFRSAIERTVTKPCHVLDIGAGTGLLSMMAARAMGLNGTVTACESYLPMAKLMRKVLHRNSMGKAISLINKRSDELEVGVDIPSRADVLVSEILDSELLGEGLIPTLQHAHDKLLVENPLTVPFRAVTYGQLVESTYLWKLHDLSGIEAKVSDGIHLVPTGSDSIIYVKSRQYPMHCDAIREEIKPLSEPFKIFEFDFWKRPESNGETKVQVQVIDDGNIHAVVSWWVLQLDREGMVFYSTAPRWINSPANIGYRDWCDHWKQCVWFFRGKGMSVSRGEEVLLEATHTETSVSYNLNVQVPKTDTRQHDHNIRDFQLLLSPERIAIYGDSKWRSSVLAAVRNALQGRVNPLCVVVDDSIFLTLLAANLSKTSHVLSLFPGLREKGAQYLENVVKANGFSMDRVEVPEKRKPCLTLHDTHGKKVDMLIGEPYYYANEGMLPWQNLRFWKDRTLLDPILSEDALIMPCKGILKACAMSLPDLWSSRCCLGDVEGFDHSIVNTTLGACGELPAPKEGPFLPFSIWQCGEIKELSEIFTILEFDCSKPISSCHGTAQVKFIEGGTCHGFVLWVDWIMDTDNSIVISTGPEHRYWKQGVKLLSKPVAVGINGCNSNSEYGSTIVEALFEPSSSELILKHAFL; this is encoded by the exons ATGAACTCACTTTTCCCCAAAACCCTAATTCCCTCCACTTCCCTTAGCTCCTCAACTCGTTTGACTTTGACCCTCAACTCACTGCGTCACTTCAAAGTACACTTACCTCGACTCATGAGTTCCGACTCTTCCTATCGTCTCTTCCAACTCAAACTCGACCCGCTCACCGGAAACTCGGAATGGGTCGTCATCGAAGACAATGACGATCTCCCTGATTGTTCCAAGGAACCACTTTTAGCTACGACGTCGTATCTCGACATGCTCAACGACTCTTGCCGGAACAAAGCCTTCCGTTCAGCCATTGAAAGAACTGTGACCAAACCTTGCCACGTGCTCGACATCGG TGCTGGAACTGGGTTGTTGTCGATGATGGCTGCACGAGCGATGGGATTAAATGGGACTGTAACAGCGTGCGAATCTTATCTTCCAATGGCGAAGTTGATGAGGAAAGTTTTACATCGAAACAGTATGGGGAAAGCCATCAGTCTTATTAATAAACGTTCTGATGAACTCGAAGTCGGTGTTGATATTCCTTCTCGTGCCGATGTCCTC GTTAGTGAGATTTTGGACTCGGAGTTATTGGGGGAAGGGCTAATTCCGACTCTACAACATGCACACGATAAGCTCTTGGTGGAAAACCCGCTAACGGTGCCGTTCCGAGCTGTTACTTATGGCCAG CTGGTTGAAAGTACATACCTGTGGAAGCTACACGATTTATCCGGTATTGAAGCAAAAGTATCGGATGGTATTCATCTTGTTCCTACAGGCTCAGATAGTATTATATATGTCAAATCACGACAGTATCCGATGCATTGTGATGCTATCAGGGAAGAAATAAAACCG CTCTCAGAACCCttcaaaatatttgaatttgactTTTGGAAACGGCCAGAAAGCAATGGAGAAACCAAGGTGCAGGTCCAGGTGATTGATGACGGTAACATTCATGCCGTAGTTTCATG GTGGGTTCTTCAACTTGATCGTGAAGGAATGGTTTTTTATTCTACTGCCCCTAGATGGATAAATTCACCGGCTAATATAG GATATCGGGATTGGTGTGACCATTGGAAGCAGTGTGTTTGGTTCTTTCGAGGGAAAGGTATGTCCGTGTCCCGGGGAGAAGAAGTTCTTTTGGAAGCTACTCATACAGAGACTAGTGTTTCATATAATCTCAATGTCCAAGTCCCTAAAACTGATACAAGGCAGCATGATCACAACATTCGGGATTTTCAGCTGTTATTGTCTCCGGAAAGAATTGCAATTTATGGAGACAGTAAATGGCGATCATCTGTGTTGGCAGCAGTGAGAAATGCC TTGCAGGGAAGAGTTAACCCGTTATGTGTTGTTGTTGATGATAGCATTTTCTTAACACTTCTTGCTGCAAATCTTTCAAAAACGTCTCATGTACTATCATTGTTTCCGGGGTTGAGAGAAAAAGGTGCCCAATATTTGGAAAATGTTGTTAAGGCAAACGGTTTCTCTATGGACCGTGTAGAAGTACCTGAAAAAAGGAAACCTTGTTTGACATTGCACGATACTCATGGGAAAAAG GTTGATATGTTGATTGGAGAACCGTATTATTATGCAAATGAAGGGATGCTTCCATGGCAGAACCTGCGGTTTTG GAAGGACCGTACCTTGCTCGACCCCATCCTTTCAGAAGATGCGTTGATAATGCCTTGTAAAGGAATCCTAAAGGCTTGTGCTATGTCTCTCCCT GATCTTTGGAGCAGTCGCTGTTGCTTAGGTGATGTCGAAGGCTTTGACCACTCTATAGTAAACACCACCCTAGGTGCATGCGGTGAATTACCGGCGCCGAAAGAGGGTCCCTTTCTTCCTTTCTCTATATGGCAATGTGGtgaaattaag GAGCTAAGTGAGATATTTACCATCTTAGAATTCGATTGCTCGAAACCTATAAGTTCATGTCACGGAACAGCACAG GTTAAATTCATTGAAGGTGGTACATGCCATGGATTTGTTCTATGGGTGGATTGGATTATGGATACAGATAATTCTATTGTAATATCAACTGGACCAG AGCATAGATATTGGAAGCAAGGGGTTAAGCTTTTGAGCAAGCCAGTTGCAGTTGGAATTAATGGATGTAATAGCAATAGTGAATATGGTTCAACCATAGTGGAAGCCTTATTCGAGCCATCAAGTAGTGAACTTATCCTTAAGCATGCTTTTTTGTGA